In Polyangia bacterium, the genomic stretch GCCGGATAGCGACGGCAGCCACCGGCCCCGTCGCAGAAACCGTCGCGCCCGCACGACAGCAAGCCTTCGTCGGGACAATCGTTGCGCGGGTCGCTGCCCACCGGCGCGGGTTGGCAGCGCCCCAGGTTTCCCGGCGCTGCGCAGGTCACGCACATCCCGGTGCAAGGGCTGTTGCAGCAGATCCCTTCCACGCAGTTGTCGCTGGTGCAGTCGGTGCTGCGCAGGCAAGCACTGCCGGTGCCAGCCAGGCTGGATTCGATCGGAGCGTCGCTGATCGAATTGACCAGATCGCTGCCCGGGTCCACGTCAGGGGCGCCGGCATCGTCAGGCGGCAGCAGACCGGCGCCGGCATGCTCGGCGCCCGCGCAACCGATCGTCCAGGCCACCAGGGCGATCAGTCCGGGGGCTGCCGTTTGTCTTGAGACGAACCTTTCCACACGCCTTGGTTCTCCCATCGACGGATGGACGGCGCACCTGTAGCGGCGCCCAGCAACGCTGTGCGTGGCGCGCCGAGGATCGGTCTAGCCCGCTGCACCCAAGCTGGCGCTGACGATGGCCTGCGCTTCTTCCTGGATGCGCCGCAGGTGGTCGCGGCCCTTGAAGCTCTCGGCGTAAATCTTGTACACGTCCTCGGTCCCCGACGGGCGGGCGGCGAACCAGCCGTTTTCGGTGCTCACTTTCAGGCCGCCCAGCGCCGCGCCGTTGCCCGGCGCCCGGGTCAGCTTGGCCACGATCGGCTCGCCGGCCAGCGTGGTGGCCTTCACCTGCTCGGGGGCCAACTTTTTCAGGACGTTTTTCTGCTGCGGGGTGGCGGGCGCGTCCTTGCGTTCGTAAACCGGATCGCCAAAGCGTTCGGTCAACTGGCGATACAGCGCGCCCGGGTCGCGGCCCTCGCGGGCGGTGATCTCGGCGGCCAGCAGATCCAGAATCATGCCGTCCTTGTCGGTGGTCCACACGCCGCCGTCACGACGCAGGAGCGACGCGCCCGCGCTCTCCTCGCCGCCGAAGCCCAGCGAGCCGTCCAGCAGGCCCGGCACGAACCACTTGAAGCCCACCGGCACCTCGACCAGACGCCGCCCCAGCTCGGCGGCCACCCGATCGATGAGGCTGCTGCTGACCAGCGTCTTGCCGACGGCGGCGTCCGACCGCCAGCCGCTGCGCTGCCGAAAAAGATACCAGATGGCCACCGCCAGATAGTGGTTCGGGTTCATCAGGCCGGCGCTGGGCGTGACGATGCCGTGGCGATCGCAATCAGTGTCGTTGCCGAAGGCGATGTCGTAGCGATCCTTCAACTTGATCAGCGACGCCATGGCGTACGGCGACGAGCAGTCCATGCGGATGCGTCCGTCCTTGTCGACGGTCATGAACCCGAACGTCGGATCGACGACGTCGTTGACCACCTCGATGTGGAGGCGGTGGCGCTCGGCGATGGGTGCCCAGTAAGCGACGGCGGCGCCGCCCATCGGATCGACGCCCAGGCGAAGGCCGGCGCCGCGAATGACGTCGAGATCGATCACGCTGCCCAGATCGTCGACGTACGTGCCGACAAAATCATAACGGCGCGTGGTCGACGCCTTCCGGGCCGTCGACCAGGGCACGCGGCGCACGTCGCGGTTCTTCGTCGCCAGCAATTCGTTGGCCATTGCCTCGACCTCACCGGTGATGTCGGTGTCGGCGGGGCCGCCGTTCGGCGGATTGTACTTGAAGCCGCCGTCCTCGGGCGGGTTGTGCGACGGGGTGATGACGATGCCGTCGGCGAGGCGGGACGTGCGTCCGCGGTTGGCGGCCAGGATGGCGTGCGACACCGCCGGCGTCGGCGTGTAGCCGCCGTCGCGATCGATCATCACCTCGACGCCGTTGGCGGCCAGCACCTCGAGCGCGCTGATAAAAGCCGGTTCGGACAGCGCGTGCGTGTCCATGCCCAGAAACAGCGGCCCGTCGATGCCAGCTTTCTTCCGGTAGACGCAGATGGCCTGCGTGCAGGCCAGGATGTGGTCTTCGTTGAAGGCGGCGTTCAGCGACGAGCCGCGGTGGCCGGAGGTTCCGAAGGCGACGCGCTGGGTGCTCTCGGCCGGATCAGGCTTGGTGGCGTAATACGCGCTGACCAAACGCGGAACGTTGACCAGGATCGATCGGGGAGCGGGCTTTCCCGCCAGCGGCTGCGTGGACACTCGAGACCTCCTCGGTGAAGAAGCCCGAGCATGCGCAGCGACGCGCCTCCTGGCAAGCGCCCGCTATGGCGAAATCACACCGGCGCAATCGCCGGCGCAAGTGAACGTCGCCGACAGGCAGGATTTGTCGCCAATGCAAGTCTCGCAGGCGTCGGCCTTCATCTTCTTGGTGGCGTCATCCTCGGCGTTGGCCCGGCACATATCACGGCATTTCCCCACGTCGAAGCCGGAGTTGTAGCAGTCGGCGTAGCGTTGACAGACCTGCTGGCAATCATAGGCGGTCGCGACGCTGTCACAGGCGCCGATCCCCATCGCCGCCGCGATGAGGCCGGCCGCGCCGAGCAGCAATGCTCCAGTGGATTTTGTCTGCCCGCTGCCCGTATCCCATTTCTTTTTCGGTTCGCTCATGAACCCGAATATTGGGCGGGGCCGGACCAAGGCAAGTGGCGCCCGAAAAGCGCGGGGCGCTTTTCTTGAACGTTGTTCAATAAGAATCGCGCAGCGACGTGACGCGCAGCCCGCGGCCCAGCGCGGCGGCGTCCACCGCGCCCCTCGCCGCTGGCCGCCAGCCGACGGTGGCGGTCTCGCCCGGAAGCAGATCGAAAAAGTTGTCGGTGAACGCCCCTTCGCCGGCGTCGGTCTGCAGCCACACGGCCCAGGCCAGCCGGCGCGCCGTCACCCGCACCACCGCCGCGCCGTCGTGCGCCTCGACGGCGGTCGTCAGCTCGGGCGCGGGCAACGTCAGGTCGCGCGTCTTGACGAACGTCAGAATATTTCGTGAAAGGCGCTGGCCGTTCTGGTCGAGCTCGGCCACCAGAACCACCTGGCTGGGATCGGCGCCGCGCAGGGCATCGCGTTTGGACAGCGTCTGATAGACGTGGCTGCTATTGGCGGCCACAGTGACGGTCGTGTCCTTGCGCCAGCGCTCGCGCCCGTCAAAGTCGATCAGCCGCAGCGATAGCTGGGCCGGCGTGTCGGTCAGGCGATCGGACACGGCGTAGACGCGCACGTTGCCTTTTTCGATCACCGGGCTGACCAGCACCGGCGCGAAGAATCGCCGGGCGTAATAGTGCAGCGCCTTCCAGCGCCCGAAATAATCGATGCCCGACCAGGACGCCACCGGCCAGCAGTCGTCAAGCTGCCAGTACAGACTGCCGGCGTTGTACGGCATGCGCCGGCGGTGCGCCTCGGCGCCGAACTTGATCACCGTCGCCTGCAGCACCTGGCTGACGTACAGGAACGACGCAAAATCCTTGGGCGGCCGAAAATCGCGAGCCATGTACGTGCGGATCAATTGGTTGCCGCGCGGGTGGCGCTGGTGCGATTGCATCACTGGCGAATCGATGCGCAGATCGCCGGGCCCGGCATAGCGATTGACCGTAGACAGCTCGGGGAATGACTGGAACCCGTATTCGCTCATGAAGCGCGAGACGTTGTCGGCGTACTTGGTGTACGGCTCCTCGGCGTGCCAGACGCCCCAGTAGTGCATGTCGCCCCAACCTTGCTTGTTCGCCGGCACCGCGTCCTCGTTCGCGCTGGGCGAGCTGCGCGTGTAAAAGCGGCCCGGATCCTCGGCGGCGATCACCGCCGGCAAAAGCTGGTGAAACAGATGCTGGTAGTCGGCCCACAGCTTGTCCTGCACCGCGCGCGACAGGTGAAACTTCCACGCCCAGCCCCACCCTTGCCAGGCCGCCTCGATCTCGTTGTTGCCCGCCCACAGGCAAAGACAGGGGTGGTTGCGCAGGCGGCGCACCGCCTCGATCGCTTCCTGACGGACGTTGGCCAGGAAGGCGTCGTCGCCGGGGTACATGCTGCAGGCGAACATGAAGTCCTGCCAGACCAGGATTCCCAGGCGATCGCACTGCTCGTAAAAGGCGTCGTCCTCGTAGATGCCGCCGCCCCACACGCGCAGCATGTTCATGTTGGCGTCGGCCGCCGCCTGCACCAGCGCGCGCAGACGTTCGGGCGTCACGCGGCTGGGAAAGCTGTCCGACGGAATGTAGTTGGCGCCCTTCATGAACACCGGCACGCCGTTGACCTTGATGGTGAAGCTCTTGCCGTCCTTGTCGCGACGGTGCACCACCTCGACGGTGCGCAGGCCGATCCGCGTGGCGGCCCCGGCGCGCGCTTGCCCGTCGGTCGACAGCGCCACGGCGATGTCGTACAGGCGCGCCGGCCCGAGGCCATTCGGCCACCACCTTTGCGGGTGAGCGATGCTGACCGGAACCACGACGTGGTTGATGCCAGGCTGTAACGCTTTCGTCGCCCGGGCGGCCGGCGCTCCGTCGACGGAAACGGTCAACTCGGCGGTCGACGCGCGCGTGGCCGGGACCGTCACGTCCACAGTCAGCGCGGCGGCATCGTCGGCCAAACGATCCTGGACCACGCGCACGTCCTCGATGCGCGCGCTGTCCCAGGCGCGCAGCAGCACCGGCTTCCAGATCCCGCTCGTAACAAAGCGCGGACCCCAGTCCCAGCCATAGTGGTACGGCGCCTTGCGGGTGAACATGCTGACCATCTCGGGCGCCTGATCGTTGACCGCCGGCAGCACGTAGCCCAGACGATCGTAAGCCGGCTTGACGGCGGCGATCGGCGAACGAAAACGCACCACCACCTCGTTGTCGCCGACGTGCAGGCGCGCTTTGACGTCGACCGCCCATTGCCGGAACATGTTGTTCGCGGTCAGGACCGACGTGCCGTTGACGAAGACCTCCGCGTAGGTGTCGAGGCCCTTCCACCACAGCTCGACGCGTTCGTGACCGAGGAGCGCCGCGTCCGCCACCAGCGTGGTCTTGTATTCCCAGTCGGCCTTCTCGATCCACTGCAGATCTTTTTCATTGGTGCCGGCGAACGGATCGGGGATGCGGTGGTTCGCCAGCAGATCGGTGTGCACGCAGCCCGGCACCGTCGCCGGCATCCAATCGGCGGCGGCGGGTTTTGTCGCGGGCGCCGCCGCTTTGATCTGCCGGAACCACCAGGGCCCGGGCAGCGCGGTCGCCGTCAACGCCGTCAACGCCGTCCCCGCCGCGCGCGCTGACGCGCTCCAGCCAGCGACGCCAGCGCAGGCCGCCACCACCAGCAACAACCGGCGGGCATCAGCGCCCGGTCGGCAGCTCGACCACAAAGGTGGATCCTTGCCCGGGCATGCTCTTCACGGTGACGCGGCCGCCTTGCGCCTCGACGATCTGGCGCGTGATCCACAGGCCCAGCCCAAAACCGCCGTACCGTCGCTCGGAGACCACGCGTTCGAAGCGTTGAAAGATCCGCCCCTGGGACTCCGGGGCGATGCCGATTCCTTGATCGCGCACGCTGACCCGGGCCAGACCCTCTGTCGATTCAGCGCTCAACGATACCGGCCGCTGGGCGCCGTACTTGATGGCGTTCGACAGAAGATTGGTCAGCACCTGGTCAAGGCGCGCCCGATCCCAGCGGCCGATGATGGCGCTCGGCACACTCACCTCGACCGCTGTCCCCAACTTAGCGCTCTCGTCTTCCAGTCGCTCGACCACTTCCTGCACCACCTCGCCGAGATCGACGTCCTCGACGTCGAACGACATCCGTCCCGCCGAGATGCGCGAGATGTCCATCAGGTCGTCGATCATCTTGGCCAGGCGGACCGTCTGCTGTTCGATCACCGTCACCCGGTACGCCGCCCGCGACTGATCGCTGGCCTCGACGCCGCCCCGCTCGATCGCCCGCAGCATGCTCTGCGACTGCAACCGCAGCGTGGTCAGCGGCGCCTTCAACTCGTGCGAGGCGACGGAGACGAAGGAGTCGCGCAGGCTGACAGCCTCCTGCGCTTGCGCGTAAAGGCGGGCGTTGTCCAGGGCCATCGCCGCCCGCCGGCCCAGGTCTTCCATCAGGGCCAGGTCCTGGACGCTGTAGGCCGGCACGCGGGCCACGGTCATCCAGCCCAGCACCCGACCGCGCGCGATCAGCGGCACCACCAGCGCCGCGCGCACGCCCATCTGTTTCATCAAAGCCTGATGCTGGTCGTCCAAAGCAACGGTCGCGATCAACTGATCGGTGATCTCGTTGCGCACGCCGCACCGCTCGGCCACGGCCTGACGGACGACCGGCGATGCCTGGCCTCGGGGCGGGTAGGCGCGCAGCTTTTCGGCCAGGTCGGCCTGCGCCGGATCGGCGTGGGCCAAGATGGCCCGCGTCGGCTGTTCCTGATCGTTGTCCGGGTCGATGAGATCGATCGTGCACCAGTCGCCCAGCATGGGCACGCTGAAGCGGGCCATCGCCTCGGCCAGGGCCACCGACTCCAGCGACGAGCCCAGCTGCTCGGCGGTGTCGGACAGAAAGTGGGTCCAGGCCTCGCTGTTCTCGGCGGTCAGGCGCCCCCGCTGCTGGGCTCGCACCACCAGCGCCACCACCAGGCTGATCACCATCCCGGCCAGCAACAACGTCACCGCCAACCTGCGCGGGTACGGCGCGTCCAGCGCCGGCAAGCTGCCAAAACGCATCTCCCAGTTGCGGCCCGCCACCGGCACGGTCACGCTCATCGCCAGCCGCGTCCCGCGCCCCGGATCGTCGTCGCCCGGGTCAGACGCGAACAATGGCTGGCCGGCCAGTCCCTCACGATCGTCGATGCGCAAGGCCAGTCCGCGGTCCTCGTCGGCGTGGAAAAGGCCTTGAAACAGGTCCTGGGATCGAAACCGCGTGTACACGAATCCCAGCAGATCCTGCCGCCGCTGTTGCACCGATGGGGGAACGCCGCCGCCGCGATAGATGGCCACGAACAGCAGGAAGCCGCCCTGACGCTGATCGGCCTTCGCCAACGTCGGCTTGACCCGGTCTGACGCGGTAGCCATGCCGGTGTCGCGCGCTTCGAGGATGGCGGCGCGCCGGATGGTCTCGCTGCACATGTCGAAGCCCAGGATCGCTTTGTTCGTCGCCGGCGGATCAACGAAGGTCACCGCGCAGGCAGCGTCGTTGTCAGCGCCGGGCCAGATGTGAAAACCCGCCGCGACCTGATCGCCGCCGCGCAGGGCACCGACGACGCGCTCGCGATCACCGGCCGACACCGCTTGCAGATAGCCGATGCTCTGCACGCCCGGGTGGCGGTGCTGGATATCCAGATTGTCGATCCAGCGCCGCAACGCCGAGGGATCGCCAGGATCGACCACCGAGAACAAGGCGCGCGCTGCCAGCAAGATATTCACGTAGGTGTCGAGGCGTCCGACGATGCGATCCTGCGTGACCTGCACCTCGCGCCTAAATCGTTCGGTGTCGCGATCATCCTGGGCCCGGGCCAGAGCAAACACCGCCCCCACCGTCGACAGCATCAACACGCCGGCGACGGCGAATGGCAGCACCCGCCGCCACCCGATCGAACGATGCGGGCCGACGACCGCGGGCACAGGCGGCGTCACCGCTCGCCGGACCCCGGAGGCCGTCGCATCAAAACCGCTCATGCCCGCGGTTATCGTGGCGCACATCGGCCGGCAGAACAAGAACGCAATCGCGAAACCAGCCCGTGGCGGGCGCCTTCATCGAACGGCGTTTCGAATCAGGCTGCGCAGGTTGGGAAAGTCGATCGGCTTTTCCACGCGCGGGTTCGGCACCCGATCAAGGAAATCGCGGGCCCGCGGGGTGAACGCGCCGCCGGTCACGAAGATCACCCGTTCTTGCTGGCCGGGCGCTACCCGCGAAAGCTCGTCGTAGAAATCCATTCCGTTCAGAACCGGCATCATCAAATCGCACAGGATGGCGTCAAAGCGCTGGCCCTGCGCCAGCAGCGCCAGCGCCTTGCGCCCGTCGACCATGCCGGTGACGTGATACTCGCCGCCGAGCGCGCGACGAAGGGCGCTGACGATCATCGGTTCGTCGTCGACGATGAGGAGGCGCTCGCCGTGCGCCGGCGCCTCCGCCAGCGGCGTTTCAGAGATGCCGGCGGGGACGTCCATTCGCACCGCCGGCAGCGTCACCCGGAACGTCGCGCCCCGCCCAGGCTCGCTGGAGACGTCGATGGCCCCGGCCATGCCTGAAATAATACCCTGGCAGATCCACAGGCCAAGCCCGGTGCCGATCCCCGGCGGCTTGGTGGTGAAGAACGGATCGAAAATACGGGACTGGATCTCCGGCGGGATGCCGTGGCCGGTGTCGCGGATCTCCACCACCGCGTGACCTGCGCCGTCGGTCCCGGTGGTCACGCGGATCTCGTGGCTCTCCGCCGCGCCTTCGGCGATAGCCTGGGCTGCGTTGAGCAGCAGGTTCAAGAACACCTGGCCGAGGCGCGATTCGTTCCCGTCGACCAGCGGCGCGTCGCCAAAATCCTTTACCAGGCGGGCGCGATGGCGGATCTCGTTCCACGCCATGTTGATCGACGATTCCAGGACCCGACGCAGGGACACCGGGCCATCGGCGGCGCTGTCGGCGCGGGCGAAGATCTTCAGATCGCGCACGATGCAGCGCACTCGTTCGGCGCCCTGGCGCGCTTCGGTCAGGGCGTCGTGCACCTCGTGCAGGCCCAGGCTGATCTCGCCCTGGATGCCGGACAGCTCGGCGATGCGGGCCGACGCGGCGGTGAACTGGCGGCGGGCGAAGTCGATGTTGGCGACGATATAGGCCAGCGGGTTGTTGATCTCGTGCGCCACGCCGGCTGCCAGCGTGCCGACCGAGGCCATGCGCCCGGCCACCACCAGCAGCTCTTCCATCTTCTTGCGGTCGCCGAGGTCGCGAATGAAAAGATAGTGGCTGCGGCGGTCGGACCCGCGCGGGCCCGCTTCCGCCGGCACCACGTTCACCTGCAACGGCACCTCGCTGCCGTCCTTGCGAAGGCCCCGCACCTCGCGCGGGCCGCGGCCAAAGTCGATCCCCACCAGCGCTTGGTCGTCCGGATGGATCAGCGCGCGCCAGGGAAGGCCCCGCAGCTCATCTTCGCTGTACCCGCTTAAGTCCACCAGCACCCGATTGACCGCGGTCAGCCGACCATCGGCATCAGCGCAGGCGATGGCCTCCGCCGCGTCGTCAAGGGCCGTCCACAACGCTCCCCCGTCGCCATCGGCACGCGTCGCTGCCGCTGCTGGTGGCGCTGGCACCGTCCGGGGTCTCCGCACGCGCGTAGGTTATCAGTTCCGCCGTCGGTGATGAAGCCTGGCGACGACAATCACCGCGCGCCGCGGCTATCAGCGCTTGAAAAAACTGGACGAAGACGAGCGCGATGGCGAACCAAAGAACGACCGGCCACGGCCTTCGTCCAGCAACTCGGCGGCCCGGGCGCGCACCTTGGGATTCGGATCGCGATGGGCCGCTTCCTTGATGACCGGGGTGGCGGCGCTGCCGGCGCGACGGAGGAAGGCCTGCGCGCGCTCGGCGGTCTTTTCAGCGCCCAGCGCCTGGACCACGGCCTTGATCAAGGCGGGATCGGTCTTCAACGCCGGGTTGGCCCGCGCGGCTTTCTCGGCGTCGGCCATCCCTTCGGCAAAACGGCGCTGCTGTAGGTTGCCAAGCGCGGCAGCGTAGTCGCCGGTCGGCGCGGCAGCGCCGGTCGACGGGGGTGGCGACGACGCAGCGACGGCCGGCGCCGGTGCAGGTCGTGACGGCGGCGGCGCCAGCGACAGCGATCGCTGCTCGACCACTCGGTGCGGCGGTGTCGGCGCTGCTGGCGTCGGGGGTGAATCGCCGCGGCGAAGCACCACGCCGATGGCCAGCGCCGCCACGGCGGCCACCGCCAGCGTGGCGCCGACCAAGCGCCCGCGCCGCCGCGCCCGCGCGCGCGACGCCGATGACGGAGGTGGCGCGGCCGGTGCGTCCGGCGTCGTTTGATCTGCGGCGCTGGGATCCGCTGCACCCCCAGTCAGCTGTCGCCCCTCCGGCGTCTGCTCCAGCGCCTGGGAAAACTCCGCCGCCGACTGGAAGCGATCCCCCGGCGCCTTGGCCAGCGCGCGCCGCACCACCTGTTCCAGCGCCTCCGACGCGTGCGCCTCGGGACGAACGGTGTTGATCGCCGGCGCCGGCGATTCCCGGTGCATCAGCAAAAGATCGCCGACGTGATCGGACAGGAACGGCTTGCGCCCGGCCAGAAGCTCGAACAGCAGCACGCCGACGGAATACAGATCCGAACGCGCGTCGATCGCGCCCTCCGCGCCGGTCTGCTCGGGAGACATGTAGCTCGGCGTCCCGATGGCCAGGCCCACGGTCATGGCCGGCCCATCTCGCAGCTTGGCCAGCCCGAAGTCCAGGATGCGCAGATGATCCACCAGGCCAGCCTCGTCGCCCAAGATCAGATTGTCGGGCTTGAGGTCGCGATGGATGATCCCCTGCGCGTGGGCGTGGGTCAGGCCGGCCAGCAGTTGCCGGACAATGCGCACCGTTCGCGCCACCGACGGTGGCCCCGCCTGCAGCACATCGCGCACCGTCGTTCCGGTGACGAAGTCCATCACCAGGTACGGCTGCCCCTCGACGCCGAAGTCGATCACCGACACGCAGTGCGGGTGGTTGAGGCGGCTCATCGCGCGCGCTTCGTTTTCGAACCGGCCTAAAAATGCCTTTTGCGCGGCGATCCACGGGTGCAAGAACTTCACCGCCACCGGGCGAGCCAGCTGCAGGCGCTCGCCCTTGTACACCACGCCCATCGCACCGGCGGCCAGCTTGCTGATGATGCGATAGCGCCCTTGCAGCACACGGCCGATGCGCGGATCGGGGGCGGACGAATCGGGCGGCTCCACGCGCCGGGACGTTATCACAGCCGCTTTCGCTGTCTCGGCGGCGCCCGGCCGCGTACCATTCCCCGCATGAGCGAGCTAGCCGACGCCATCAGCGA encodes the following:
- the pgm gene encoding phosphoglucomutase (alpha-D-glucose-1,6-bisphosphate-dependent) — protein: MSTQPLAGKPAPRSILVNVPRLVSAYYATKPDPAESTQRVAFGTSGHRGSSLNAAFNEDHILACTQAICVYRKKAGIDGPLFLGMDTHALSEPAFISALEVLAANGVEVMIDRDGGYTPTPAVSHAILAANRGRTSRLADGIVITPSHNPPEDGGFKYNPPNGGPADTDITGEVEAMANELLATKNRDVRRVPWSTARKASTTRRYDFVGTYVDDLGSVIDLDVIRGAGLRLGVDPMGGAAVAYWAPIAERHRLHIEVVNDVVDPTFGFMTVDKDGRIRMDCSSPYAMASLIKLKDRYDIAFGNDTDCDRHGIVTPSAGLMNPNHYLAVAIWYLFRQRSGWRSDAAVGKTLVSSSLIDRVAAELGRRLVEVPVGFKWFVPGLLDGSLGFGGEESAGASLLRRDGGVWTTDKDGMILDLLAAEITAREGRDPGALYRQLTERFGDPVYERKDAPATPQQKNVLKKLAPEQVKATTLAGEPIVAKLTRAPGNGAALGGLKVSTENGWFAARPSGTEDVYKIYAESFKGRDHLRRIQEEAQAIVSASLGAAG
- a CDS encoding glycoside hydrolase family 2 protein, whose product is MWSSCRPGADARRLLLVVAACAGVAGWSASARAAGTALTALTATALPGPWWFRQIKAAAPATKPAAADWMPATVPGCVHTDLLANHRIPDPFAGTNEKDLQWIEKADWEYKTTLVADAALLGHERVELWWKGLDTYAEVFVNGTSVLTANNMFRQWAVDVKARLHVGDNEVVVRFRSPIAAVKPAYDRLGYVLPAVNDQAPEMVSMFTRKAPYHYGWDWGPRFVTSGIWKPVLLRAWDSARIEDVRVVQDRLADDAAALTVDVTVPATRASTAELTVSVDGAPAARATKALQPGINHVVVPVSIAHPQRWWPNGLGPARLYDIAVALSTDGQARAGAATRIGLRTVEVVHRRDKDGKSFTIKVNGVPVFMKGANYIPSDSFPSRVTPERLRALVQAAADANMNMLRVWGGGIYEDDAFYEQCDRLGILVWQDFMFACSMYPGDDAFLANVRQEAIEAVRRLRNHPCLCLWAGNNEIEAAWQGWGWAWKFHLSRAVQDKLWADYQHLFHQLLPAVIAAEDPGRFYTRSSPSANEDAVPANKQGWGDMHYWGVWHAEEPYTKYADNVSRFMSEYGFQSFPELSTVNRYAGPGDLRIDSPVMQSHQRHPRGNQLIRTYMARDFRPPKDFASFLYVSQVLQATVIKFGAEAHRRRMPYNAGSLYWQLDDCWPVASWSGIDYFGRWKALHYYARRFFAPVLVSPVIEKGNVRVYAVSDRLTDTPAQLSLRLIDFDGRERWRKDTTVTVAANSSHVYQTLSKRDALRGADPSQVVLVAELDQNGQRLSRNILTFVKTRDLTLPAPELTTAVEAHDGAAVVRVTARRLAWAVWLQTDAGEGAFTDNFFDLLPGETATVGWRPAARGAVDAAALGRGLRVTSLRDSY
- a CDS encoding CHASE domain-containing protein, which produces MSGFDATASGVRRAVTPPVPAVVGPHRSIGWRRVLPFAVAGVLMLSTVGAVFALARAQDDRDTERFRREVQVTQDRIVGRLDTYVNILLAARALFSVVDPGDPSALRRWIDNLDIQHRHPGVQSIGYLQAVSAGDRERVVGALRGGDQVAAGFHIWPGADNDAACAVTFVDPPATNKAILGFDMCSETIRRAAILEARDTGMATASDRVKPTLAKADQRQGGFLLFVAIYRGGGVPPSVQQRRQDLLGFVYTRFRSQDLFQGLFHADEDRGLALRIDDREGLAGQPLFASDPGDDDPGRGTRLAMSVTVPVAGRNWEMRFGSLPALDAPYPRRLAVTLLLAGMVISLVVALVVRAQQRGRLTAENSEAWTHFLSDTAEQLGSSLESVALAEAMARFSVPMLGDWCTIDLIDPDNDQEQPTRAILAHADPAQADLAEKLRAYPPRGQASPVVRQAVAERCGVRNEITDQLIATVALDDQHQALMKQMGVRAALVVPLIARGRVLGWMTVARVPAYSVQDLALMEDLGRRAAMALDNARLYAQAQEAVSLRDSFVSVASHELKAPLTTLRLQSQSMLRAIERGGVEASDQSRAAYRVTVIEQQTVRLAKMIDDLMDISRISAGRMSFDVEDVDLGEVVQEVVERLEDESAKLGTAVEVSVPSAIIGRWDRARLDQVLTNLLSNAIKYGAQRPVSLSAESTEGLARVSVRDQGIGIAPESQGRIFQRFERVVSERRYGGFGLGLWITRQIVEAQGGRVTVKSMPGQGSTFVVELPTGR
- a CDS encoding ATP-binding protein — its product is MPAPPAAAATRADGDGGALWTALDDAAEAIACADADGRLTAVNRVLVDLSGYSEDELRGLPWRALIHPDDQALVGIDFGRGPREVRGLRKDGSEVPLQVNVVPAEAGPRGSDRRSHYLFIRDLGDRKKMEELLVVAGRMASVGTLAAGVAHEINNPLAYIVANIDFARRQFTAASARIAELSGIQGEISLGLHEVHDALTEARQGAERVRCIVRDLKIFARADSAADGPVSLRRVLESSINMAWNEIRHRARLVKDFGDAPLVDGNESRLGQVFLNLLLNAAQAIAEGAAESHEIRVTTGTDGAGHAVVEIRDTGHGIPPEIQSRIFDPFFTTKPPGIGTGLGLWICQGIISGMAGAIDVSSEPGRGATFRVTLPAVRMDVPAGISETPLAEAPAHGERLLIVDDEPMIVSALRRALGGEYHVTGMVDGRKALALLAQGQRFDAILCDLMMPVLNGMDFYDELSRVAPGQQERVIFVTGGAFTPRARDFLDRVPNPRVEKPIDFPNLRSLIRNAVR
- a CDS encoding serine/threonine-protein kinase, which produces MEPPDSSAPDPRIGRVLQGRYRIISKLAAGAMGVVYKGERLQLARPVAVKFLHPWIAAQKAFLGRFENEARAMSRLNHPHCVSVIDFGVEGQPYLVMDFVTGTTVRDVLQAGPPSVARTVRIVRQLLAGLTHAHAQGIIHRDLKPDNLILGDEAGLVDHLRILDFGLAKLRDGPAMTVGLAIGTPSYMSPEQTGAEGAIDARSDLYSVGVLLFELLAGRKPFLSDHVGDLLLMHRESPAPAINTVRPEAHASEALEQVVRRALAKAPGDRFQSAAEFSQALEQTPEGRQLTGGAADPSAADQTTPDAPAAPPPSSASRARARRRGRLVGATLAVAAVAALAIGVVLRRGDSPPTPAAPTPPHRVVEQRSLSLAPPPSRPAPAPAVAASSPPPSTGAAAPTGDYAAALGNLQQRRFAEGMADAEKAARANPALKTDPALIKAVVQALGAEKTAERAQAFLRRAGSAATPVIKEAAHRDPNPKVRARAAELLDEGRGRSFFGSPSRSSSSSFFKR